The Amycolatopsis mongoliensis genome includes a window with the following:
- a CDS encoding precorrin-8X methylmutase, whose translation MIDYLRDGAEIYRHSFATIREEADLAILPDDVAGLAVRMIHACGMVDLVDDLRYTLDVVESGRAALEAGAPILCDAQMIASGVTRRRLPAGNEVVCTLPDPRVPSLAERMGTTRSAAALELWRDKLPGSVVAIGNAPTALFRLLEILDEGVGAPAAIIGVPVGFVGAAESKVELAKLAPAPYLVVHGRRGGSAMAVAAINALASAEE comes from the coding sequence GTGATCGACTACCTGCGGGACGGTGCCGAGATCTACCGGCACTCGTTCGCCACGATCCGCGAGGAGGCGGACCTGGCGATCCTGCCCGACGACGTGGCGGGCCTGGCGGTCCGGATGATCCACGCCTGCGGCATGGTCGATCTGGTCGACGACCTGCGCTACACGCTCGACGTCGTCGAGTCCGGCCGCGCCGCGCTCGAAGCGGGTGCGCCGATCCTGTGCGACGCGCAGATGATCGCCAGCGGCGTCACCCGGCGTCGCCTGCCCGCGGGCAACGAAGTCGTCTGCACGCTGCCGGACCCCCGTGTCCCGTCCCTCGCCGAGCGGATGGGCACGACGCGCTCGGCGGCGGCCCTGGAACTGTGGCGCGACAAGCTGCCCGGCTCGGTGGTGGCGATCGGCAACGCGCCGACCGCGCTCTTCCGCCTGCTGGAGATCCTCGACGAAGGCGTAGGCGCGCCCGCGGCGATCATCGGCGTGCCGGTCGGGTTCGTCGGCGCCGCGGAGTCCAAAGTGGAGCTTGCCAAGCTGGCACCGGCGCCCTACCTGGTGGTGCACGGGCGCCGGGGCGGCAGCGCGATGGCCGTCGCCGCGATCAACGCCCTCGCGAGCGCCGAAGAATGA
- a CDS encoding Gfo/Idh/MocA family protein, translated as MTELRSADLRWGLLAAGTIAAHFAAGVDESKHGTLTAVAARNADRAGEFATRFEIPKAYGSYEDLLADPDVDAVYVSTPHALHKEWAIAAAEAGKHVLCEKPLTITAADAEEVIAAARENDVFLMEAFMYRLHPQTRRLVELIASGAIGEVRAVDTTFSFDSNPEETARLSDPALGGGGILDVGCYCTSLARLVAQAATGQDVVEPTEVSGMAHLSADGVDEYATGLLRLPGDILATISCGIRLTREDGIRVFGTRGQLSVPQPAWIHPLRKPGVSRIILTPADGEPEVIEVEATQGVFAREADHVATHVGDRQAPELTWAETLANLRTLDRWREAVGYGRPS; from the coding sequence GTGACGGAACTGCGCAGTGCCGATTTGCGTTGGGGCCTGCTGGCCGCCGGGACCATCGCCGCCCACTTCGCCGCGGGCGTCGACGAAAGCAAGCACGGCACCCTCACCGCCGTCGCGGCGCGGAACGCCGACCGCGCCGGCGAATTCGCCACCCGCTTCGAGATCCCCAAGGCCTACGGCAGCTACGAAGACCTCCTCGCCGACCCGGACGTCGACGCCGTGTACGTCTCGACGCCGCACGCGCTGCACAAGGAATGGGCCATCGCCGCGGCCGAAGCGGGCAAGCACGTGCTGTGCGAGAAGCCCCTGACGATCACGGCCGCCGACGCCGAAGAGGTCATCGCCGCCGCGCGCGAGAACGACGTTTTCCTCATGGAGGCGTTCATGTACCGCCTGCACCCGCAGACGCGGCGGCTCGTCGAGCTGATCGCGAGCGGCGCCATCGGCGAAGTCCGCGCGGTCGACACGACGTTCTCCTTCGACAGCAACCCGGAGGAGACCGCCCGCCTGAGCGACCCGGCGCTCGGCGGCGGCGGGATCCTCGACGTCGGCTGCTACTGCACGTCGCTGGCCCGGCTGGTCGCCCAGGCCGCGACCGGACAGGACGTCGTCGAGCCGACCGAGGTCAGCGGGATGGCCCACCTGAGCGCGGACGGCGTCGACGAGTACGCCACCGGCCTGCTGCGCCTGCCCGGCGACATCCTCGCGACGATCTCCTGCGGCATCCGGCTGACCCGCGAGGACGGCATCCGCGTGTTCGGCACGCGCGGGCAGCTGTCCGTGCCGCAACCGGCGTGGATCCACCCCCTGCGCAAGCCCGGGGTCTCCCGGATCATCCTGACGCCGGCCGACGGCGAGCCCGAGGTCATCGAGGTCGAAGCGACCCAGGGCGTCTTCGCGCGCGAAGCGGACCACGTCGCCACGCACGTCGGCGACCGGCAGGCACCCGAGCTGACCTGGGCCGAGACGCTGGCCAACCTGCGCACTCTCGACCGGTGGCGCGAAGCCGTCGGCTACGGACGTCCTTCGTGA
- a CDS encoding DUF6191 domain-containing protein yields the protein MGTWLGLALPGGVVILLVMAAIELRPRKNGSRFKARLSATYVEETTAFLYGTKRRELEHRETMSMLVEQDAEGAPPWRDVDLDAGIARIRPRADPPEPENRQLQ from the coding sequence ATGGGTACTTGGCTGGGGCTCGCTCTCCCGGGCGGCGTCGTGATCCTGCTGGTCATGGCCGCGATCGAACTGCGGCCGCGCAAGAACGGCTCGCGCTTCAAGGCCCGGCTGTCCGCGACGTACGTCGAGGAGACCACCGCGTTCCTCTACGGCACCAAGCGGCGTGAGCTGGAACACCGGGAAACGATGTCGATGCTCGTCGAGCAGGACGCCGAGGGCGCGCCTCCCTGGCGTGACGTGGACCTGGACGCCGGGATCGCCCGGATCCGGCCGCGCGCGGACCCTCCGGAGCCGGAAAACCGCCAGCTACAGTGA
- the bluB gene encoding 5,6-dimethylbenzimidazole synthase — MSEEFYEVLRKRRDVRGEFTGEPIPEATLLRILEAAHAAPSVGLTQPWDFVLVDDHATRETFAKHVHEEREVFADQLAEDRASTFANIKIEGILEASLGIVVTYDPARGAPDVLGRHAIADAGLYSVCLAIQNLWLAATAEGLGVGWVSFYREPFLGELLGIPAGIRPVAWLCVGPVSKLETVPDLERHGWRRRRPLTAALHHGRFTPRDPGVASAADV; from the coding sequence ATGAGCGAAGAGTTCTACGAAGTCCTGCGCAAACGCCGGGACGTCCGCGGCGAGTTCACCGGCGAGCCGATCCCCGAAGCCACGCTGCTGAGGATCCTCGAGGCCGCGCACGCCGCCCCCAGTGTCGGGCTCACCCAGCCCTGGGACTTCGTGCTGGTCGACGACCACGCGACGCGCGAGACGTTCGCGAAGCACGTCCACGAGGAGCGGGAGGTGTTCGCGGACCAGCTCGCCGAAGACCGGGCGAGCACCTTCGCGAACATCAAGATCGAGGGCATCCTCGAGGCGAGCCTCGGCATCGTCGTCACCTACGACCCGGCCCGCGGCGCGCCCGACGTCCTGGGCCGGCACGCCATCGCCGACGCCGGCCTCTATTCGGTGTGCCTCGCGATCCAGAACCTCTGGCTCGCCGCGACCGCCGAGGGTCTCGGCGTCGGCTGGGTCAGCTTCTACCGCGAGCCGTTCCTCGGCGAGCTGCTCGGCATCCCGGCCGGCATCCGGCCGGTCGCGTGGCTCTGCGTCGGGCCGGTGAGCAAGCTCGAAACGGTGCCCGACCTGGAGCGCCACGGCTGGCGCCGCCGCCGCCCCCTGACCGCCGCCCTCCACCACGGGCGCTTCACGCCGCGTGATCCGGGGGTTGCGTCAGCCGCCGACGTCTGA
- a CDS encoding arabinosyltransferase domain-containing protein, which yields MRLIAVALGLLSALCALAFPFLPVVQDTAEVVWPTGSDTRSVNAPLTGYWAQDLRAELPCAAIRSVDARTGGPGLLFATVPDGRTDPKAGNGVGLQLRIDNGVLLASSQGQQIAQQPLPAEKCDVELDVDATQMTLAVAGTPVFHANGDVRPRVVGIYSSINSSKDPIAGLHVSVVPDTRYQTSPTALKVGVGVLAVLSLVGCMIAVWRRDSGAARRAPRWAPVGWWRLTLRDATVIAALGAWVFIGPVTSDDGYILTMARVTEQTGFLTNYHRWFGVAEAPFGWFYHVFELMAHVSVVPPWIRLPSFLLGVLSWLLISREVMPRLGTQIRTSRPASWAAATVFLIWWMPYNNGVRPEPVAALGSLLAICAVERTLVTRRLLPLCLGLTAAGFTLAATPTGLIAVAPYLVAARPLFKLIRQRANENGWLPVLAPVAAAGLLVLVVVFADQTFATVQEATRIRTQVGPNLSWFQELARYQLLFADLPDGSAPRRFPVLLVVLCTATCLVMLLRRGRIPGAALGPARRLIGTTALFFLLLALTPTKWTHHFGAFAAVGASMAALAALATSSTVLRSKRNRAAFLAALLVVAALAATGPNTYWFVSRLGVQWTNVAPSIGGIGLSTILLVAAAVAGIYAFVENVRAHRPGLPAQPQEGRLRALRLGSLSLVVVCGLVAGGEFVTMAWAIHNQAGSYSLGAANIGHLFGKSCNLSDHVMVERDAATSILHPQTEQRTVAEKPKEPNSPLPNPDQDNGRVQTGFHTRAVDDKDPLAEPPHGFTPETVPMWSSYLDPETRAGRLRSDWYALTEKPADGQIVVATAGEARRPTSVSLDYGVNTPDGVKILRSQFALPPGSGTGGWNDTRINLRDLPPETNAVRINIVDNDLTEDGWIAASAPRVPTFTTLTDKIGSKPVYVDWPASFVYPCVQPVTSHDGISQVPEYRITAGGLADEAEWASSTNGGPIGWLEELAEEPEVPSYLIGQPSQSWGQLLQIEPFTEGIAPTVVHGEKTVPGWWSPGPGPSQPNGKDPTR from the coding sequence ATGCGTCTGATTGCCGTAGCGCTGGGGTTGCTCTCGGCCTTGTGCGCGCTGGCTTTCCCCTTCCTGCCGGTGGTGCAGGACACGGCGGAGGTCGTCTGGCCGACCGGCAGCGACACCCGCTCCGTCAACGCGCCCTTGACCGGGTACTGGGCCCAGGACCTGCGCGCCGAGCTGCCGTGCGCGGCCATCCGCTCGGTCGACGCCCGCACCGGCGGCCCGGGCCTGCTCTTCGCCACCGTGCCGGACGGCCGCACCGACCCGAAGGCCGGCAACGGCGTCGGCCTGCAGCTGCGCATCGACAACGGCGTGCTGCTCGCCTCCAGCCAGGGCCAGCAGATCGCCCAGCAGCCGCTGCCCGCCGAGAAGTGCGACGTCGAACTGGACGTCGACGCGACGCAGATGACCCTCGCCGTGGCCGGGACGCCGGTGTTCCACGCGAACGGCGACGTCCGGCCCCGCGTGGTCGGCATCTACTCCTCGATCAACTCGAGCAAGGACCCGATCGCCGGCCTGCACGTCTCGGTCGTGCCGGACACCCGCTACCAGACGTCGCCGACGGCGCTGAAGGTCGGCGTCGGCGTGCTCGCCGTGCTGTCGCTGGTCGGCTGCATGATCGCGGTCTGGCGCCGCGACTCCGGCGCCGCGAGACGCGCGCCGCGCTGGGCGCCGGTCGGCTGGTGGCGGCTGACGCTGCGGGACGCCACGGTGATCGCCGCGCTCGGCGCGTGGGTCTTCATCGGGCCGGTGACCTCGGACGACGGTTACATCCTGACGATGGCCCGGGTCACCGAGCAGACCGGGTTCCTGACGAACTACCACCGCTGGTTCGGGGTCGCCGAGGCGCCGTTCGGCTGGTTCTACCACGTCTTCGAGCTGATGGCGCACGTCAGCGTGGTGCCGCCGTGGATCCGGCTGCCGTCGTTCCTGCTCGGGGTGCTCAGCTGGCTGCTGATCAGCCGCGAGGTGATGCCGCGCCTCGGCACCCAGATCCGCACCAGCCGCCCGGCCAGCTGGGCCGCCGCGACGGTGTTCCTGATCTGGTGGATGCCCTACAACAACGGCGTCCGCCCGGAACCGGTCGCCGCGCTCGGCTCGCTGCTGGCGATCTGCGCGGTGGAGCGCACGCTGGTGACGCGGCGGCTGCTGCCGCTGTGCCTCGGCCTGACCGCGGCCGGGTTCACCCTGGCCGCGACGCCGACCGGGCTGATCGCGGTGGCGCCGTACCTGGTCGCCGCGCGCCCGCTGTTCAAGCTGATCCGCCAGCGCGCGAACGAGAACGGCTGGCTGCCGGTGCTCGCGCCGGTCGCCGCGGCCGGGCTGCTGGTGCTGGTCGTGGTGTTCGCCGACCAGACGTTCGCGACCGTCCAGGAGGCGACCCGGATCCGGACCCAGGTGGGCCCGAACCTGTCGTGGTTCCAGGAGCTCGCCCGCTACCAGCTGCTGTTCGCCGACCTGCCGGACGGCTCGGCGCCACGCCGCTTCCCGGTGCTCCTGGTCGTGCTGTGCACCGCCACCTGCCTGGTGATGCTGCTGCGCCGCGGCCGCATCCCCGGCGCGGCGCTCGGCCCCGCGCGCCGCCTGATCGGCACGACGGCGCTGTTCTTCCTGCTGCTGGCCCTGACGCCGACGAAGTGGACGCACCACTTCGGCGCGTTCGCCGCGGTCGGCGCGTCGATGGCGGCGCTGGCCGCGCTCGCGACCAGCTCGACGGTGCTGCGGTCCAAACGCAACCGCGCGGCCTTCCTGGCCGCGCTGCTGGTGGTCGCCGCACTCGCCGCGACCGGGCCCAACACGTACTGGTTCGTTTCGCGCCTCGGTGTCCAGTGGACGAACGTGGCGCCGTCGATCGGCGGCATCGGCCTGTCCACGATCCTGCTGGTGGCCGCGGCCGTCGCCGGGATCTACGCGTTCGTCGAGAACGTCCGCGCGCACCGGCCGGGGCTGCCGGCCCAGCCGCAGGAGGGCAGGCTGCGCGCGCTGCGGCTCGGGTCGCTGTCGCTGGTGGTGGTGTGCGGCCTGGTGGCGGGCGGCGAGTTCGTCACGATGGCGTGGGCGATCCACAACCAGGCCGGCAGCTACAGCCTCGGCGCGGCGAACATCGGGCACCTGTTCGGCAAGAGCTGCAACCTCTCCGACCACGTCATGGTGGAGCGGGACGCGGCGACGAGCATCCTGCACCCGCAGACCGAGCAGCGGACGGTCGCGGAGAAGCCCAAGGAGCCGAACTCCCCGCTGCCCAACCCCGACCAGGACAACGGCCGCGTCCAGACCGGCTTCCACACCCGCGCGGTCGACGACAAGGACCCGCTGGCCGAGCCGCCGCACGGGTTCACCCCGGAGACCGTGCCGATGTGGTCGAGCTACCTCGACCCGGAGACGCGCGCGGGGCGCCTGCGCAGCGACTGGTACGCGCTGACGGAGAAGCCCGCGGACGGCCAGATCGTGGTGGCGACGGCCGGCGAGGCCCGCCGCCCGACGTCGGTGAGCCTCGACTACGGCGTCAACACCCCGGACGGCGTGAAGATCCTGCGCAGCCAGTTCGCGCTCCCGCCGGGCTCGGGCACGGGCGGCTGGAACGACACGCGCATCAACCTGCGCGACCTGCCCCCGGAGACGAACGCGGTCCGCATCAACATCGTCGACAACGACCTGACCGAGGACGGCTGGATCGCGGCGTCGGCCCCACGCGTCCCGACGTTCACGACGCTGACGGACAAGATCGGCTCGAAGCCGGTGTACGTCGACTGGCCGGCGTCGTTCGTGTACCCGTGCGTCCAGCCGGTGACGTCCCACGACGGGATCTCGCAGGTCCCGGAGTACCGGATCACCGCGGGCGGCCTGGCGGACGAGGCGGAGTGGGCGTCCTCGACCAACGGCGGGCCGATCGGGTGGCTGGAGGAGCTGGCCGAGGAGCCCGAGGTGCCGAGCTACCTGATCGGGCAGCCGAGCCAGTCGTGGGGGCAGCTGCTGCAGATCGAGCCGTTCACCGAAGGCATCGCGCCGACCGTGGTGCACGGGGAGAAGACCGTGCCGGGGTGGTGGTCCCCGGGCCCGGGCCCGAGCCAGCCGAACGGCAAGGACCCGACCCGCTGA
- a CDS encoding ABC transporter ATP-binding protein, translating to MRDPAVPVVRVRGLRMRYGTNDVLHGVEFQAHRGEVVCLLGPNGAGKTTTIEILEGFRMRSAGEVSVLGADPAHGGEDWRARLGVVLQSWRDHGKWRVRELLAHLGRYYAPYSTQAQPRPWDADELIAAVGLTEHAQKKIKNLSGGQRRRLDVAIGIVGRPELLFLDEPTAGFDPEARREFHDLVHRLSDELDTTILLTTHDLDEAEKLADRILILNGGRIIADGSADALSRQISGEAEVRWTVGGQRFVHATTEATKYVYDLFKQHGEAVADLEVRRASLEDTYMTLVHRAEAGGETELGLQEAGAR from the coding sequence ATGAGAGATCCAGCAGTCCCCGTGGTCCGCGTGCGCGGGCTGCGGATGCGCTACGGCACGAACGACGTGCTCCACGGCGTCGAGTTCCAGGCCCACCGGGGCGAGGTCGTGTGCCTGCTCGGGCCGAACGGCGCGGGCAAGACGACGACGATCGAGATCCTCGAGGGCTTCCGGATGCGGTCGGCGGGCGAAGTGAGCGTGCTGGGGGCCGACCCGGCGCACGGCGGCGAGGACTGGCGGGCGCGACTCGGGGTCGTGCTCCAGTCCTGGCGCGACCACGGGAAGTGGCGCGTGCGGGAGCTGCTCGCGCACCTCGGCCGGTACTACGCGCCCTACTCGACGCAGGCGCAGCCGCGGCCGTGGGACGCCGACGAGCTGATCGCGGCCGTCGGGCTCACCGAGCACGCGCAGAAGAAGATCAAGAACCTCTCGGGTGGCCAGCGCCGGCGGCTCGACGTCGCGATCGGCATCGTCGGGCGCCCCGAGCTGCTGTTCCTCGACGAGCCGACCGCGGGCTTCGACCCGGAGGCGCGCCGCGAGTTCCACGACCTGGTGCACCGGCTGTCCGACGAGCTCGACACCACGATCCTGCTCACCACGCACGACCTCGACGAGGCCGAGAAGCTGGCCGACCGGATCCTCATCCTCAACGGCGGGCGCATCATCGCCGACGGCTCGGCCGACGCGCTGTCCCGGCAGATCTCCGGCGAGGCCGAGGTCCGCTGGACGGTCGGCGGCCAGCGCTTCGTCCACGCGACGACCGAAGCGACGAAGTACGTGTACGACCTGTTCAAGCAGCACGGCGAAGCCGTCGCGGACCTCGAGGTCCGGCGGGCGTCGCTCGAGGACACCTACATGACGCTGGTCCACCGCGCCGAAGCCGGCGGCGAGACGGAGCTCGGCCTCCAGGAAGCGGGTGCGCGATGA
- a CDS encoding cobalt-precorrin-6A reductase, which translates to MILILGGTGEARKLAEDLVAREVRVVSSLAGRVARPRLPAGEVRVGGFGGPEGLAAWLRENDVKAVVDATHPFAERIGTNAAKAAELTEVPLLRLARPGWQPGPRDVWHWADDLADAARKLPGLGTRVFLTSGRQGLPAFAHLDDLWFLIRCVDPPGPPLPRHHELILARGPYEVAAERELLARVDVLVTKDSGGTQTSAKLTAARELNLPVLLVRRPPRPRTETAETVTEAVDWVLHR; encoded by the coding sequence GTGATCCTCATCCTCGGCGGGACCGGCGAAGCGCGGAAGCTCGCCGAAGACCTGGTGGCGCGCGAAGTCCGTGTGGTGTCTTCGCTGGCAGGACGCGTCGCGCGCCCACGGCTTCCGGCCGGCGAGGTGCGCGTGGGCGGCTTCGGCGGCCCGGAAGGTCTCGCGGCCTGGCTGCGCGAGAACGACGTGAAGGCCGTCGTGGACGCGACGCACCCCTTCGCCGAACGCATCGGCACGAACGCGGCGAAAGCGGCCGAGCTGACCGAAGTGCCCCTCCTCCGGCTCGCCCGGCCGGGCTGGCAACCGGGACCGCGGGACGTCTGGCACTGGGCCGACGACCTCGCCGACGCCGCCCGGAAGCTGCCCGGGCTGGGCACGCGCGTCTTCCTCACCAGCGGCCGCCAGGGCCTGCCCGCCTTCGCGCACCTCGACGACCTGTGGTTCCTGATCCGCTGCGTCGACCCGCCCGGGCCGCCGCTGCCCCGCCACCACGAGCTGATCCTGGCCCGCGGGCCGTACGAGGTGGCCGCCGAGCGCGAGCTGCTCGCCCGGGTCGACGTCCTGGTCACCAAGGACTCCGGCGGCACCCAGACCAGCGCGAAGCTGACCGCGGCGCGCGAGCTGAACCTCCCCGTCCTGCTGGTCCGGCGGCCGCCGAGACCGCGGACGGAGACCGCCGAGACCGTGACCGAAGCCGTCGATTGGGTCCTGCACCGATGA
- a CDS encoding GNAT family N-acetyltransferase, producing the protein MDSAQLLTSDVRRAERALHRRTSMACEAASAAGVPGRFRAWDEDGLLAVLATDPALGYLSTVSGVTPETLPAVAGFVHKPGWDGAEPTVVAPAGLPVPGLVPAGERILAVLRLEPAPAPAPEAVDEDTFLRVLLAGFEAHGTVAAFMAAEHRHPRMRRFQVLDGPTPIAAAGMTLHDDVAVLGAASTLREHRGRGAQPQLLRRRLEVAAAEGCTLAVATARPGSPSAANLERAGFHLHRRTAWRKP; encoded by the coding sequence GTGGACTCCGCGCAGCTATTGACGTCCGATGTACGCCGGGCGGAGCGGGCGCTGCACCGCCGGACCTCGATGGCGTGCGAGGCGGCGTCGGCGGCCGGGGTGCCGGGCCGGTTCCGGGCGTGGGACGAGGACGGGTTGCTGGCGGTGCTGGCGACGGATCCCGCGCTCGGGTACCTGTCGACGGTGTCCGGGGTGACGCCGGAGACACTGCCCGCGGTGGCCGGCTTCGTGCACAAGCCCGGCTGGGACGGCGCCGAACCGACCGTGGTGGCGCCGGCCGGGCTGCCGGTGCCGGGACTGGTGCCGGCGGGCGAGCGCATCCTGGCCGTCCTGCGGCTGGAGCCCGCGCCGGCACCGGCGCCGGAGGCAGTCGACGAAGACACCTTCCTGCGAGTCCTGCTGGCGGGCTTCGAGGCGCACGGGACGGTCGCGGCGTTCATGGCCGCGGAACACCGGCACCCGCGCATGCGGCGGTTCCAGGTGCTGGACGGGCCGACGCCGATCGCCGCCGCGGGCATGACGCTCCACGACGACGTCGCGGTGCTGGGCGCGGCTTCGACCCTGCGCGAGCACCGGGGCCGGGGCGCGCAGCCGCAGTTGCTGCGCCGCCGCTTGGAAGTGGCCGCCGCGGAGGGCTGCACCCTGGCCGTGGCGACGGCCCGCCCGGGCTCGCCCAGCGCGGCCAACCTCGAGCGGGCCGGGTTCCACCTCCACCGCCGCACGGCGTGGCGGAAACCCTGA
- a CDS encoding precorrin-2 C(20)-methyltransferase: MTGTLYGVGLGPGDPELMTVKAARLISEASVIAYHCARHGRSIARSVAEPYLREGQIEEKLVYPVTTETTDHPGGYEGAIADFYELSAKRLAEHLDAGRDVVLLCEGDPFFYGSYMYMHERLSGRFPAVVVPGVTSVSAASSVLGRPLVQRDEVLTVLPGTLPAPELARRLADTDAAAVLKLGRTFGSVREAFEEAGKLDDAVYVERATWGQQRIEPLASVDPSTVPYFSLALLPSPAYASRVSPAPDLVPAAGGAGEVVVVGLGPAGPEWLTPEAAAELAAAEHVVGYGPYVARVPQKAGQRRHASGNRVEAERAVEALTLAASGARVAVVSSGDPGVFAMASAVLEQVSSGHGAGVRVRIVPGVTAAQAAASRVGAPLGHDYCVLSLSDRLKPWEIIEKRLDAAGAADLVLALYNPASRSRTTQLADARSVLLRHRAPETPVVVARDVGGPEEDIRVTTLGALDPSTVDMRCLLIIGSSRTRVENGVVWTPRSY; this comes from the coding sequence ATGACCGGGACGCTCTACGGCGTCGGGCTCGGCCCCGGCGACCCGGAACTGATGACGGTCAAGGCGGCGCGGCTGATCTCCGAAGCTTCGGTGATCGCCTACCACTGCGCGCGCCACGGGCGGAGCATCGCGCGGTCGGTCGCCGAGCCGTACCTGCGCGAGGGGCAGATCGAGGAGAAGCTCGTCTACCCGGTCACGACCGAGACGACCGACCACCCCGGCGGGTACGAGGGCGCGATCGCGGACTTCTACGAGCTGAGCGCGAAGCGGCTCGCCGAGCACCTCGACGCGGGACGTGACGTCGTCCTGCTCTGCGAAGGCGACCCGTTCTTCTACGGCTCGTACATGTACATGCACGAACGGCTTTCCGGCCGGTTCCCGGCCGTGGTCGTGCCGGGGGTGACGTCGGTGAGCGCGGCGTCGTCGGTGCTCGGGCGGCCGCTGGTGCAGCGCGACGAGGTGCTGACCGTGCTGCCGGGCACCCTGCCGGCGCCGGAGCTGGCCCGGCGGCTCGCGGACACCGACGCGGCGGCGGTGCTGAAGCTGGGCCGCACGTTCGGCTCGGTGCGGGAGGCCTTCGAAGAGGCCGGGAAGCTGGACGACGCCGTCTACGTGGAGCGCGCGACCTGGGGGCAGCAGCGGATCGAGCCCCTCGCTTCGGTGGATCCTTCGACGGTGCCGTACTTTTCGCTCGCCTTGCTGCCTTCGCCGGCCTATGCGTCACGGGTTTCGCCCGCACCTGATCTCGTTCCGGCTGCCGGGGGAGCGGGCGAGGTGGTCGTGGTCGGGCTCGGCCCGGCGGGTCCGGAGTGGCTGACGCCGGAGGCCGCGGCGGAGCTTGCGGCCGCCGAGCACGTCGTCGGGTACGGGCCGTATGTCGCGCGCGTGCCGCAGAAGGCGGGGCAGCGGCGGCACGCGTCGGGCAACCGGGTCGAGGCGGAGCGGGCGGTCGAGGCGCTGACGCTGGCGGCTTCGGGGGCGCGGGTCGCGGTGGTGTCCTCGGGTGACCCGGGGGTGTTCGCGATGGCGTCGGCAGTGCTGGAGCAGGTGTCCTCGGGGCACGGCGCGGGTGTCCGGGTGCGGATCGTCCCGGGCGTGACGGCGGCCCAGGCGGCGGCGTCGCGCGTCGGCGCCCCGCTCGGGCACGACTACTGCGTGCTGTCGTTGTCGGATCGGCTGAAGCCGTGGGAGATCATCGAGAAGCGTCTCGACGCGGCGGGCGCGGCGGATCTGGTGCTGGCGCTGTACAACCCGGCGTCCCGCTCCCGGACGACACAGCTGGCGGACGCTCGCTCGGTCCTGCTCCGCCATCGGGCCCCGGAGACGCCGGTCGTGGTGGCGCGGGACGTCGGCGGACCGGAGGAGGACATCCGGGTCACGACGCTGGGTGCGCTCGATCCGTCCACTGTGGACATGCGCTGCCTGCTGATCATCGGCTCGTCGCGGACCCGGGTGGAGAACGGGGTGGTGTGGACTCCGCGCAGCTATTGA
- a CDS encoding precorrin-3B synthase produces MPTPARVRADACPGVFAPHDAADGPLARVRLPGGTISAPQLHALADCAEACGDGDLHLTSRGNVQLRGVTRPGLAARLADAGLLPSPSHERVRNVLASPLSGVRGGLADVRGLAHDLDAVLCATPELAELPGRFLFAFDDGRGDVAGEGADVCWRATGPAEGTLLLAGGDTGRRVVRADAVPVLAEVALEFLRVRGSAWRVAELDDPAWRGTPVPRSATEVPAGLIERDGGFAAGVVPRFGQLSAAQARTLAEYGPALVTPWKSLVLPDVPADVFERLGFGGEPLGTSACIGRSGCAKSRADVRADAVFRPGLRAHFSGCERRCGKPSQSHVDVVAEAGGYRIDGRWVPLDEMEGKL; encoded by the coding sequence ATGCCGACCCCAGCACGTGTGCGAGCCGACGCGTGCCCGGGAGTTTTCGCTCCCCACGACGCCGCCGACGGCCCGTTGGCCCGGGTGCGCCTGCCCGGCGGCACGATTTCCGCACCGCAGCTGCATGCGCTGGCGGACTGCGCCGAGGCGTGCGGCGACGGCGATCTCCACCTCACCTCGCGCGGCAACGTCCAGCTGCGCGGCGTCACCCGGCCCGGCCTCGCGGCGCGGCTGGCCGACGCCGGCCTGCTGCCTTCGCCGTCGCACGAGCGGGTGCGGAACGTCCTCGCGTCGCCGTTGAGCGGGGTGCGCGGCGGGCTCGCCGACGTCCGGGGCCTGGCGCACGACCTCGACGCCGTGCTCTGCGCGACCCCGGAGCTGGCCGAACTGCCGGGCCGGTTCCTCTTCGCCTTCGACGACGGCCGCGGTGACGTCGCCGGGGAAGGCGCCGACGTCTGCTGGCGGGCGACCGGCCCGGCCGAGGGCACCCTGCTGCTCGCGGGCGGCGACACCGGACGTCGCGTGGTTCGTGCCGACGCCGTCCCGGTGCTGGCCGAGGTCGCGCTGGAGTTCCTCCGCGTGCGTGGGTCCGCCTGGCGCGTCGCCGAGCTGGACGACCCGGCTTGGCGCGGAACACCTGTGCCGCGGAGCGCGACAGAGGTCCCGGCCGGGCTCATCGAGCGGGATGGCGGCTTCGCGGCGGGCGTCGTACCCCGCTTCGGGCAGCTGAGCGCCGCTCAGGCGCGGACCCTCGCCGAGTACGGTCCGGCTCTGGTCACGCCGTGGAAGTCGCTGGTCCTGCCGGACGTGCCCGCCGACGTCTTCGAGCGGCTGGGCTTCGGTGGCGAGCCGCTCGGCACGAGCGCGTGCATCGGCCGGTCCGGCTGCGCGAAGTCGCGCGCCGACGTCCGCGCCGACGCCGTCTTCCGGCCGGGCCTGCGCGCACACTTCTCGGGCTGTGAACGGCGGTGCGGGAAGCCGTCGCAGTCCCATGTGGACGTCGTCGCCGAAGCGGGCGGCTATCGCATCGACGGCCGGTGGGTGCCGCTCGACGAGATGGAAGGGAAGCTGTGA